In the Candidatus Rhodoblastus alkanivorans genome, one interval contains:
- a CDS encoding class I SAM-dependent methyltransferase, protein MEGTATNEAAGPPRVLAAIASYGAANDRYLKEIIRTYRSMSFAVDIVVLSDIDKGPAFGVECRVGLPAKNPWSLPFAHRKLFVERRDRYDLFIYSEDDILISERNLRAFIEVNAALAEDEAPGFLRVEHGPDGETHFPDAHAFFHWDPSSVRRRGPYTLACFTNEHAACYALTRAQLDKAMKSGGFDVPPHEGKYDMLCAAATDVYTQCGLTKLIPVSRLDAFTVHHMSNRYAGKMGLPAKDFTKQTEALMRIADGTLPPRALLPTETRLWRAEYSKDYYEPAREEIVELVPASARSVLSVGCGSGATEIALAARGLRVAAIPLDFVIAAGAAEAGVELIEGDLVEASRSLEGRAFDCILLLNVLHLTPDPAEALSLFGKLLAPGAPIIVQSPHMAALPIVWRRLRDRRNRAPQGFAESGAHFVSGRSVEKWCRSAGLTVERAADILHRRVEHYEGVIPLAARRALASDIVVVARPAASPAKHASRQEEFI, encoded by the coding sequence ATGGAAGGAACGGCGACCAATGAAGCGGCTGGGCCGCCGCGCGTGCTGGCGGCGATCGCGAGCTATGGCGCGGCGAACGATCGTTATCTGAAGGAGATCATTCGCACATATCGCTCGATGTCGTTTGCCGTCGATATCGTCGTTCTGTCCGATATCGACAAGGGTCCTGCTTTCGGGGTCGAATGCCGCGTCGGCCTGCCGGCGAAAAATCCATGGTCGCTCCCGTTCGCGCACCGGAAATTATTCGTCGAGCGGCGCGACCGCTATGATCTCTTCATCTATTCCGAGGACGACATCCTCATTTCCGAGCGCAACCTCCGCGCCTTTATCGAGGTGAACGCGGCGCTGGCGGAGGATGAGGCGCCCGGTTTCCTTCGGGTCGAACACGGCCCCGACGGCGAAACCCATTTTCCCGACGCCCACGCCTTCTTTCACTGGGATCCGTCGTCGGTGCGGCGGCGCGGCCCTTACACGCTGGCCTGTTTCACCAACGAGCACGCCGCCTGCTATGCGCTCACCCGCGCACAGCTCGACAAAGCGATGAAATCCGGCGGCTTCGACGTGCCGCCGCACGAAGGCAAATATGACATGCTCTGCGCCGCGGCCACTGACGTCTATACCCAATGCGGCCTCACCAAGCTGATCCCGGTCTCGCGCCTCGACGCTTTCACCGTTCATCACATGTCAAACCGCTATGCCGGCAAGATGGGCCTGCCGGCCAAGGACTTCACGAAGCAGACTGAAGCCTTGATGCGGATTGCGGACGGGACGCTGCCGCCGCGCGCGCTGCTGCCGACGGAGACGCGGCTGTGGCGGGCGGAATATTCCAAGGATTATTACGAACCGGCGCGCGAGGAAATCGTCGAACTTGTTCCCGCGTCGGCCCGCTCCGTGCTTTCCGTCGGCTGCGGCTCCGGAGCGACCGAAATCGCGCTGGCGGCGCGCGGCCTTCGCGTCGCCGCGATCCCGCTCGATTTCGTCATCGCGGCGGGCGCGGCGGAAGCCGGCGTCGAGCTGATCGAAGGCGACCTCGTCGAAGCCAGCCGCAGTCTCGAAGGCCGGGCGTTCGACTGCATATTGTTACTGAACGTGCTGCATCTCACGCCGGACCCGGCGGAAGCGCTGTCGCTGTTCGGCAAGCTGCTTGCGCCCGGCGCGCCGATCATCGTTCAGAGCCCGCATATGGCGGCTCTGCCGATCGTCTGGCGGCGCCTTCGCGACCGCCGCAACCGGGCGCCGCAGGGTTTTGCGGAGTCCGGAGCCCATTTCGTCTCCGGCAGGAGCGTGGAGAAATGGTGCCGCAGCGCCGGCCTGACCGTCGAACGCGCCGCCGACATTCTACATCGCCGCGTCGAACACTATGAAGGCGTGATCCCTCTTGCCGCGCGGCGCGCGCTCGCCTCGGACATCGTCGTCGTCGCCAGACCGGCGGCCTCGCCGGCGAAACATGCTTCCCGGCAGGAAGAATTCATATGA
- a CDS encoding glycosyltransferase family 4 protein: MRVLVYPHSMELGGSQMNAIQIAGALRDRGHEVAVISDPGPLVARVAAMGLEHIELPSRRSRPSPGVARLLRDLVGARAFDVVHGWEWPPILDAFFGVGLPGRAAVVGTVMSMSVPAFLPRRIPLTLGTEAIRLAAVAGGHRRAALLEPPIDAEADRPQLDSGAFRGALGVAPDEILIGIVCRLAPDLKLEGLLSACRAVRALAESGAPVRLAIVGDGAARGQVAAEAEAANAALGRPIVMLTGEMADPRPCYAAADIVLGQGGSALRGMAFAKPVVVVGEDGFSELLTPGSAPIFLHQGWYGLGPGSQGSGAPALQEALRRLISSPPLRAELGRFGRRLVEARFSLTGAAQTMERIYLAVAGEPAPAGARALDALFCGSRVLSYKLERRYMRWMGRAAADDANARAKIAAVLSATDPSSVEKTDRLPRGRTA; this comes from the coding sequence ATGAGGGTGCTTGTTTATCCGCATTCCATGGAGCTCGGCGGCTCCCAGATGAACGCCATTCAGATCGCCGGCGCCCTGCGCGACCGCGGCCACGAGGTGGCCGTGATTTCCGATCCTGGCCCGCTGGTCGCCCGGGTCGCCGCCATGGGACTCGAACATATCGAACTGCCCTCGCGCCGGTCGCGGCCTTCGCCGGGCGTCGCCCGTCTGCTCCGCGACCTCGTCGGCGCCCGCGCCTTCGACGTCGTTCACGGCTGGGAATGGCCGCCGATTCTCGACGCCTTTTTCGGCGTCGGCCTTCCTGGCCGCGCCGCCGTGGTGGGAACGGTGATGTCGATGTCCGTCCCCGCCTTTCTGCCCCGCCGCATCCCGCTCACGCTCGGAACCGAGGCGATCCGTCTGGCCGCCGTCGCCGGCGGCCATCGGCGCGCCGCCTTGCTCGAACCACCCATCGACGCCGAAGCGGATCGCCCGCAACTCGACAGCGGCGCGTTCCGGGGCGCGCTCGGCGTCGCGCCGGACGAGATTCTCATCGGCATAGTCTGCCGGCTGGCGCCCGATTTGAAGCTCGAGGGCCTGCTTTCAGCCTGCCGCGCCGTGCGCGCCCTCGCCGAATCCGGCGCGCCCGTGCGGCTGGCGATCGTCGGCGACGGCGCCGCGCGCGGGCAGGTGGCGGCCGAGGCCGAGGCCGCCAATGCGGCGCTCGGCCGGCCCATCGTCATGCTAACGGGGGAGATGGCCGACCCACGACCCTGCTACGCCGCCGCCGACATCGTCCTCGGTCAGGGCGGTTCGGCGCTGCGGGGCATGGCCTTCGCCAAGCCGGTCGTGGTGGTCGGCGAGGATGGCTTCAGCGAATTGCTAACGCCCGGCAGCGCGCCGATTTTCCTGCATCAGGGCTGGTATGGCCTCGGGCCCGGCTCACAAGGATCCGGCGCGCCGGCGCTGCAGGAGGCGCTGCGGCGGCTGATCTCTTCCCCGCCCCTGCGCGCCGAACTGGGACGGTTCGGCCGGCGGCTGGTCGAGGCCCGCTTCAGCCTGACGGGCGCCGCGCAAACCATGGAGCGGATCTATCTCGCCGTTGCAGGAGAGCCCGCGCCGGCCGGCGCGCGCGCCCTCGACGCCCTCTTTTGCGGCTCTCGCGTGCTGAGCTACAAGCTGGAGCGCCGCTATATGAGATGGATGGGCCGGGCCGCCGCCGACGACGCCAACGCCCGCGCCAAAATCGCCGCCGTCCTGTCGGCCACAGACCCTTCCAGCGTCGAGAAGACCGATCGTCTTCCACGCGGCCGAACGGCCTGA